From Pseudomonas sp. B21-028, one genomic window encodes:
- a CDS encoding SDR family oxidoreductase — protein sequence MQISLAQQVALVTGASSGIGAGSARALAAAGAAVVLNYHSNAAPAEALAREINDNGGRAITLGANVSQEQEVERLFAQAVEAFGTLDILVANSGLQKDAAAVDMSLDDWNTVIGVNLTGQFLCARAALRVFNRQGIRQGVSRAAGKIIHMSSVHQRIPWAGHINYAASKGGIDLLMQSLAQETSHHRIRINSIAPGAIRTAINREVTEGEQGQKLLELIPYGRIGDVEDVANAVVWLASDLSDYVVGTTLFIDGGMSLYPGFRGNG from the coding sequence ATGCAGATTTCCCTCGCGCAACAAGTTGCCCTCGTCACCGGCGCCAGCTCCGGCATTGGCGCGGGCTCGGCCAGGGCGTTGGCCGCCGCCGGCGCCGCCGTGGTGCTCAATTACCATTCCAACGCGGCCCCGGCCGAAGCGCTGGCCCGCGAGATCAATGACAACGGCGGCCGCGCCATCACCCTCGGCGCCAATGTATCTCAGGAGCAAGAGGTCGAGCGGCTGTTCGCCCAGGCCGTGGAGGCCTTCGGCACGCTGGACATCCTGGTCGCCAACTCCGGCCTGCAAAAAGACGCCGCAGCCGTCGACATGAGCCTGGACGACTGGAACACCGTGATCGGCGTCAACCTCACCGGCCAGTTCCTCTGCGCTCGCGCCGCGCTGCGGGTCTTCAACCGCCAGGGCATTCGCCAGGGTGTTTCCCGGGCAGCCGGAAAAATCATCCACATGAGTTCGGTTCATCAGCGCATTCCTTGGGCTGGTCACATCAACTACGCGGCGTCCAAGGGCGGTATCGACTTGTTGATGCAGAGCCTGGCCCAGGAAACCAGTCACCATCGCATCCGCATCAACAGCATCGCCCCTGGCGCCATCCGCACCGCCATCAACCGGGAGGTCACCGAGGGCGAACAGGGGCAAAAGCTGCTGGAGCTGATTCCTTATGGTCGTATCGGCGACGTGGAAGATGTCGCTAACGCAGTGGTCTGGCTGGCGTCGGACCTGTCCGATTATGTGGTGGGCACCACGCTGTTCATCGATGGCGGGATGAGCCTTTATCCGGGGTTTCGCGGCAATGGCTGA
- the tam gene encoding trans-aconitate 2-methyltransferase, translated as MSWSARQYVTFEQERTRPARDLLAAIPPVEARSVIDLGCGPGNSTELLVEHFSGATVRGLDSSGDMIDAARQRLPAVAFDIADIGRWDEPGPFDVIFANAVLQWLPDHSTLLPSLVNKLAPGGTLAIQMPDTLHQPSHRLMRDIAASGPWAQQLAGAADTRTEVADASTYYSILKPHCSRVDVWRTTYHHPLAGGAAGVVEWFKGSGLRPFLEPLDKGQRAQYLEQYLRAVEQAYPALDDGTVLLPFPRVFMVATRQEAASGS; from the coding sequence ATGAGCTGGTCCGCCAGGCAATACGTCACGTTTGAACAGGAACGCACCCGCCCTGCCCGGGACCTGCTGGCCGCCATTCCCCCTGTGGAAGCACGCTCGGTGATCGACCTGGGTTGCGGCCCCGGCAACTCCACGGAACTGTTGGTGGAGCATTTCAGCGGGGCAACCGTGCGCGGCCTGGACAGTTCCGGCGACATGATCGACGCCGCTCGCCAGCGCCTGCCCGCCGTGGCGTTCGACATCGCCGATATCGGCCGATGGGACGAGCCCGGACCGTTCGATGTGATCTTCGCCAACGCCGTGCTGCAATGGCTGCCCGACCATTCCACCCTGCTGCCGTCGCTGGTGAACAAACTCGCGCCGGGCGGCACCCTGGCGATCCAGATGCCCGACACGCTCCATCAGCCTTCCCACCGCCTGATGCGCGACATCGCCGCCAGTGGACCCTGGGCCCAGCAATTGGCCGGGGCGGCCGATACCCGCACGGAAGTGGCGGACGCAAGCACCTACTATTCGATCCTGAAACCCCATTGCAGTCGCGTCGATGTGTGGCGTACCACCTACCATCACCCTTTGGCCGGCGGTGCCGCGGGTGTGGTGGAATGGTTCAAGGGCAGTGGTTTGCGGCCGTTTCTCGAGCCATTGGACAAGGGGCAGCGTGCGCAGTACCTGGAGCAGTACCTCCGCGCCGTCGAACAGGCTTACCCGGCCCTCGACGACGGTACGGTGCTGCTGCCGTTTCCACGGGTGTTCATGGTTGCGACGCGCCAGGAAGCCGCGTCGGGGAGTTGA